GACCGTTGCGACTATTAAAGCTTTGCTAAAATTTTATGATTTAGAGGTAACTGCTGAACTAATCTATAAACTCGCTTCACTAGCTCACCTGTCTGTTAATTCGAATGGCTCATTTGGTGATATTGCAGCCAGCAGCTATACGGGTTGGATTGCCTATGCTTGTTTTGACCGTAAGTGGGTTCTAGAACAAGAACAACACCTATCTATTACAGAATTAGTCCAAAGTGACTGGCCTGACATGATGGTGAAGCAATTACAAGTGCCTGAGAAATTGAAATTGTTAATAGGCTGGACCGGTTCACCTGCTTCAACAGCTCATTTAGTTGATAAGGTCAATTTAAAACGTAGCAAACTAGAAGACTTTTTCCCTATTTTCCTAAGAAAGAGTAAGACTTGTGTAAGTGCTCTGATTGATGCCTTTGAAACAGGTGACGTGGATGCTATTAAGATTGGGATTAAGCGAAATCGTGAGTTGTTACAACGTCTCGCTTCTAAAACAGGTGTTAAAATTGAAACAGAATTGCTAGCGAAACTGATTGAAATTGCCGAAAAATTTGAAGGTGCTGGAAAATCATCTGGTGCTGGTGGTGGCGACTGCGGAATCGTTCTAGTAGAAGAAGATAAAAATATTTCATTATTACTTTCTGATTGGCGTAATTCTGGTATTCAGCCACTGCCATTAGAAGTCTTTTATGAACAAAAGAATTAAAGGAGCCCGTTATTATGACTATTGATTCAATTCGTAAAGATGAGCACGTTGACTTAGC
This genomic interval from Jeotgalibaca arthritidis contains the following:
- a CDS encoding phosphomevalonate kinase: MVQASAPGKLFIAGEYAVVTSAHPAILVAVNQFITVTVEQAEEEGTIHSALNGGLPIPWTRLDGKLYIDERENPFFYITQAVKYTEQYILEAGKELHFFHLSVESELDNAKGKKYGLGSSGAVTVATIKALLKFYDLEVTAELIYKLASLAHLSVNSNGSFGDIAASSYTGWIAYACFDRKWVLEQEQHLSITELVQSDWPDMMVKQLQVPEKLKLLIGWTGSPASTAHLVDKVNLKRSKLEDFFPIFLRKSKTCVSALIDAFETGDVDAIKIGIKRNRELLQRLASKTGVKIETELLAKLIEIAEKFEGAGKSSGAGGGDCGIVLVEEDKNISLLLSDWRNSGIQPLPLEVFYEQKN